From a single Desulfobacterales bacterium genomic region:
- a CDS encoding site-specific DNA-methyltransferase, with protein MNLLEVERAMHDPFSENIGFMITQHQIYFQNSKKMQAIPTGTVDLVVTSPPYPMIEMWDFMFAAQNVEIDHALQDEDGLKAFELMHQELDVVWQEVWRILKPGGTLCVNVGDAARTINQCFMLYPNHARMFSQLLKLGFQSLPVILWRKQTNAPNKFMGSGMLPPGAYVTLEHEYILILRKGSKREFKTETERQNRRSSAFFWEERNQWFSDVWMDIKGTAQHLGNRAARRRSAAFPFEVPYRLINMFSVIGDLVVDPFLGIGTTMWAAATAARNCVGYEIESALWSEILPVIDRLVPYANARINQRIKTHMVYADQAQRSKNQLKYTNQPYQFPVKTRQETDIFINPLLSIQMNGDMGFDVTYSSDTAQLT; from the coding sequence ATGAACCTGCTTGAAGTAGAAAGAGCAATGCACGATCCGTTTTCGGAAAATATCGGTTTTATGATTACACAACATCAAATTTATTTTCAAAATTCAAAAAAAATGCAAGCCATTCCAACTGGTACGGTGGACCTGGTGGTCACATCACCCCCCTACCCCATGATCGAAATGTGGGATTTCATGTTCGCCGCGCAAAATGTAGAAATTGATCACGCCCTCCAAGATGAAGACGGCCTTAAGGCATTTGAATTGATGCACCAAGAGCTGGATGTCGTCTGGCAAGAGGTTTGGCGCATATTAAAGCCCGGTGGTACGCTATGCGTCAATGTCGGAGATGCCGCCCGCACGATCAACCAGTGTTTCATGTTATATCCGAACCACGCCCGCATGTTCAGCCAGCTGTTGAAATTGGGCTTTCAGTCTCTGCCGGTGATTCTGTGGCGAAAGCAAACCAATGCACCCAATAAATTTATGGGTTCGGGTATGCTGCCGCCCGGAGCGTATGTCACCCTTGAGCATGAGTATATTTTAATTTTGCGCAAGGGTTCTAAGCGTGAATTTAAAACGGAAACCGAAAGACAAAACAGGCGCTCGAGCGCCTTTTTTTGGGAAGAACGCAATCAGTGGTTTTCAGACGTGTGGATGGATATCAAGGGTACTGCCCAGCATCTGGGTAACCGCGCAGCGCGTCGTCGTAGCGCTGCCTTTCCGTTTGAGGTTCCCTATCGTTTGATCAACATGTTTTCAGTTATAGGGGATCTGGTTGTCGATCCGTTTCTGGGAATTGGCACCACCATGTGGGCCGCAGCCACAGCCGCCCGCAACTGTGTTGGCTATGAAATTGAAAGCGCACTGTGGTCTGAGATCCTGCCAGTCATCGATCGTCTCGTGCCTTATGCCAATGCGCGCATCAACCAACGCATCAAAACGCATATGGTATATGCGGATCAAGCCCAGCGTTCAAAGAATCAGTTAAAATACACCAATCAGCCGTATCAATTCCCAGTCAAAACACGCCAGGAAACCGATATCTTCATTAATCCGCTGCTTTCCATCCAGATGAACGGCGACATGGGTTTTGATGTCACATACTCAAGTGATACTGCCCAATTGACGTAA
- a CDS encoding FAD-dependent oxidoreductase: MSEKINIAIIGGGIIGCSVALELAKEQTDIYVFEKNTGITKGENQSSRNSGVLHAGIYYEQDLRPLKAKLCIEGNRLWYEFAQKYHLPCQLTGKLIVANDRADSQLLDQYLRQAQINGVPDVRKIESAEIKQLEPNVKAHSALLVPTSGIIDPTALLHQVYASASNRGVQFLPETEVIDLELSNGAVVVHLRYRDGQSDRIR, translated from the coding sequence ATGAGCGAGAAAATAAACATAGCAATAATAGGCGGCGGCATCATTGGCTGCAGCGTGGCCCTTGAACTGGCCAAAGAGCAGACCGATATCTATGTATTTGAAAAAAATACGGGTATTACAAAAGGCGAAAATCAATCTTCACGCAACTCGGGCGTGCTGCATGCGGGTATTTATTACGAACAGGATTTACGTCCGCTTAAAGCCAAATTGTGTATCGAGGGAAACCGTCTCTGGTATGAATTTGCTCAAAAATATCATTTGCCGTGTCAACTAACCGGGAAATTAATTGTGGCCAACGATCGGGCTGATAGCCAGCTTCTTGATCAATATCTGCGGCAAGCCCAGATCAACGGTGTTCCAGATGTACGCAAAATCGAGTCGGCTGAAATCAAACAACTGGAGCCCAATGTTAAGGCCCATTCCGCGTTGCTGGTTCCCACATCTGGCATCATCGACCCCACCGCTCTGCTACATCAGGTATATGCTTCTGCCAGCAATAGAGGCGTCCAGTTTTTGCCTGAAACGGAGGTGATTGACTTGGAATTATCAAACGGTGCGGTGGTTGTCCATCTGCGTTACCGCGACGGCCAGTCCGACCGCATCCGGG